Below is a genomic region from Gasterosteus aculeatus chromosome 2, fGasAcu3.hap1.1, whole genome shotgun sequence.
ACACAGCCCTCTGGACCTTGGCCAGATCTCCACCAGGAACTACAGTGGGAGGCTGGTAGTTGATGCCCACCTTGAAACCAGTGGGGCACCAGTCCACAAACTGGATGGAGCGCTTGGTTTTGATGGTGGCAATGGCAGCATTCACATCTTTGGGAACCACGTCACCACGGAACAGAAGGCAGCAGGCCATGTATTTGCCGTGGCGAGGGTCACATTTTACCATCTGGTTGGCTGGTTCAAAGCAGGCATTGGTGATTTCTGACACCGTTAGCTGCTCGTGGTAAGCCTTCTCAGCAGAGATGACGGGGGCATAGGTGGCCAGAGGGAAGTGGATACGGGGATATGGTACCAAGTTGGTCTGGAACTCTGTCAGATCAACATTGAGGGCGCCATCAAAGcgaagagaagcagtgatggAGGACACAATCTGACTGATCAACCTGTTCAGGTTGGTGTAGGAGGGACGCTCGATATCGAGGTTCCTACGACAGATATCGTAGATAGCCTCGTTATCGACCATGAAGGCACAGTCAGAGTGCTCCAGGGTGGTGTGGGTGGTCAGGATGGCGTTGTAGGGCTCCACCACAGCGGTGGACACCTGGGGAGCTGGGTAGATGGAGAACTCCAGCTTGGACTTCTTGCCGTAGTCGACAGAGAGACgctccatcagcagagaggtgaagccGGAGCCGGTGCCGCCTCCGAAGCTGTGGAACACCAGGAAGCCCTGAAGGCCGGTGCACTGGTCCGActgtgggaggagagggagagacggcgaTCACACATGAGACATAGTAATGTGATTTAACttgaatacaagaatgcatccTCAGATATCATGTTACCCACCAGCTTGCGGATCCTGTCCAGCACAATGTCGATGATCTCTTTGCCGATGGTGTAGTGTCCACGGGCATAATTGTTGGCAGCGTCCTCCTTACCAGTGATCAGCTGCTCAGGGTGGAACAGCTGGCGGTAAGTCCCACTGCGCACCTCATCTGAAGAGACAAAATGACTGAATTAGGTGTTTCCCCTTTAAGTGGCCAATGTTAATGTTCAGCCGGAAGTGATGACACTTACCGATGACGGTGGGCTCCAGGTCCACAAAAACAGCTCTCGGGACGTGCTTTCCAGCTCCGGTCTCACTGAAGAAGGTGTTGAAGgagtcgtctcctcctccgagAGTCTTGTCACTGGGCATCTGTCCGTCCGGCTGGATCCCATGTTCCAGGCAGTAAAGCTCCCAGCAGGCGTTGCCGATCTGGACACCGGCCTGACCAACGTGGATGGAGATACACTCGCGCTGTGTagcgaggaaagaggaaagattTTAGTATAGATTTCCACTGATCTCAGCACCTTCTTAAATAATATTCTTTCAACAAGTCTTTATACTCGTTAAAAAGAAGAGTAACATATGTATTTGATTTTGTCAAATAGACTTTAAATCAACTCTAAAATGGCAGTGCAGAGACGGTTTCAATTATTTACTTTCACTTTGCATTAGAGGTGTTTGCGGCGGTTGTAGTGCGTGTGCCTGAGGCTCAGTCCAtaatgtgatttttgtttttctcatctgCCAAATAAGATTGTGTTTGCTGCATAATTACTCCTGGGGCGATGATTATGTAGGTCGGCACATGTTTCTCTGTGCTGTCCCTTTAAACAGCCACATTCACATCCTCCTCTGGGAATAGAACGCTCACATTCGTAGATGAATAATGAACACAGGTGTTGTTCCCATTTTAAATACATCTATGTCATATTAATAAAGGAATGTGGTTTTGATTATTCAGTGGTATAATTGAATATAACATCTTCTCTAGAACAAGGTGCTCTGAATTCGAATCATAAAAAAGCCATAAAGGCTTCTTTAAATCAGGATTACAGACTATTGCACGCATTGCTGTGAAGCTAATCAAGCTGATTAAGGAGATATGTGGGGAGAAGATTGGTCGTCTCAAATTGGCTAAATTTCTATTAAGCATGCGATTCACcaacatttgtatttgtctAATAGCAgccatattaaaaataaagctgtATACATCCACGATGCTCTTCAGTAAAGGAACGAACGGGTGAACGAAAATCGCCGACtctaaaaaataatttgaaccgaaacatgaaaacagaaacagaattTTTTTTCGTCAAATATTACTTACCATGACGGCTCGTCGATATTATGCAATGTAATGAGACAAGACAGAGCAGCGTTTGTGTCTGAAGGGTGCGGTGTTTGATGCAGATTCGCAGATGCACAGCGCCCATGTACTCGACCTGCCCCTGCAGGAGAACAGGGGAAGTGCACCCGGAATACAAACTCCTCCTTCTGCCGCAGTAACTGTTTCACAACCACAAccagaacaaaaggttgtcaaACGGAGACACGAGGACTCTGAACACGTCCCGAGTATTGTGGTTTCTGGGGCCGTGGAGTCTGGTAGCCCAATTGCAGGTCTATCTTGTTGTGGGACCGAATAGCGGGATGTGGATTCGCGAAATTTTTAGTATGTCCGTACTTATATGGGGAGAAAGGTCCTGTTTCCTGTTAAATATTCCTGTGTAGAAATATAACATATGATCCAGATCTGATGTTAAGTGTTGAAAACTCTGGTAAAAGATTTGAATGTGTATCTGGGTTAAATGCTGCTGGAAAAGGCTTGCTTGAATGCTCCTCAATCAATGTATTATTGGGTCTCATTAAATATCTTCAATCCATCTAGTCaaactttctgtatttcttcAAATGCGCCAATATTGGATTCTCATTTATACAATAATTAGTTGACCAGTACCAATTGCCGTGTGAACAATCACTTATTCCGATCAAATACACtgtataatttattttgaaattaatcaTCCTGCATAGTGGGTAGCATTACTTTTGATATTTCGAGGGTATTTTAAtacttttgtacttttacaAAAGTAAACTGTCTAAACCGTTGCCTTATTGTAAAGCACAGTGCAAATAACATTTGCATTACATTAAAATATCCTCAATTATATGGAAACAAATGACTGAACATTTATTATATATGGTTATGGTGAGATGATTAAACCTAAAGCTTTCGGGCGAGAGACATGGTACACCTTAGATTGGTCGCCAGCCGatcacagggctaacacagagtcAAACAACCATacccacatccacacacctacgggcaatttagagtcaccaattaacctgatccccagcgcATGTCTTtgcactgtgggaggaagccggagagaacatgcagactccacacagaaaggccccAAAACATTCTAGTTTGAATTTAAGGTGTGAGTTCATCCAGGTTACAAAGCATTTTATTACTTTCCTCTATGCCATCCAGGCATGCAGGATATTTTGCTGTAAATTTTAAGATATCCAAGCGATATGCCTCTCAACCAATACTTTTGCAGTGAAATTGATTTCATCAGTGGTACTTAACTATAAACTACACTATAAATGGGGCCCAATTCCAGAACTGAAAACGCTCTGTTAAtttgaaatggagaaaaaaaggcctgaattatttataattaaataaatattgagtaaACAATATGAGCGACAAAAAAAGTGTTGGTTAAGTGTTGAAAATTCAGACGAGATGTCAAAACGTGACATATTTCTTAAGTAATTGAAATTCTATTCAAAATGGTTGTTTGTGAAACAATATCACACATTTACTATTAATCGAGCTAACAGAAGGAATGTTCATCaaacctgttgtttttttacttgatGCTTACCAGCCATAAAAAAAAGCTCTATAAGACTGTTTGGTTTTTATTAAAATCGAGAAAATAGTGCCATGGAGCTCTAAACATGGCTTCCGCTCATCAGATACAAAAAGATGGCGAGAGGCTGCGTTTCAACACGGCGACGAAGTCATAACCGTGGTCCTCAACGTAGCGGGTGACGTCACACGCTCTACGTCCACTTCTCGTCTAGAGTCTTGATGACGAACACCAGGCTGCGTTGATTGGGCTTGTGGGGCACGAGAGGGCCCAACTTGTTTTCATATTCCTTAACAATTaacagcttctcctccttgtgTTATTTATACCGTTATGTACAGTGGCAGGGTTAGATGGATCATGATGATgaagattactttttttttacattcgtTTTTGCTTCCCCGCTGTTACTAATACAGCCGTTAGTTTGCCGTTAATAACTAAATAGCTTCGGCAGCGAAGCAGGTGGAAGGGTccggtggcgggggggggtaacttaagctaatgctaacactTGTCTCAATTGTGGTCTTTTTAACAGTTAATTATTTTATCCATGGATGTGTGTACACTCTTCATCGGGGAGATAAACACAAAACGGGTGCAGACACCCAAAGCTAGACTAACGTTATCCATTGACAGAGATCAATGTTTAGTTATCTAGTAGAGGCGATGTGAGGACGGGGTTAACGGTCCATTAGATGCTGATTCATGGCTAGTAGCTCGCTAGCTTGTTAAGCCTGGACGCTAGCCCCTTTTGTTTAAATCGGGTCGGTACAACATTTACCACTATGCGATTCGTAGGCTTAGTTTGTTCTGCTTGTTTAATCAAAGTCACATTTAATGCACCGAACGTGATTAAAAATAGACCATGCGTACAACCACAGTAACGGGATTAGCGGTTAGTTTGATTGACACGAATGAGACAATAAAGCTACTGGGCAAAAAAAGCCGGTGGGCGTTGATGTTAATCGTGAGCCAATGACCTACTCTGGCCATTGCGACCCTGCAAAATATAATCAATGGTGCAACTAGACATGTCTACTGCGTACTTCATGCCGCATATGAATGTTCAATTTAACCAATAGGAAATGGGGCCATGTGACTTTCGACCAATcggattcatcttttttttctccaccggATAAGAAGGTATAAATAACCCCTCCCAGTGAAAAAACGACAGTTACTTCTCACACTGGACACATAACGCCCTTGCTGTGAGAGTTAACTTTTCCTTTGTCCTCTTCCAAATCTGATATCGTAGGATTTTTGCACAGAATCTTGGAAAACATGGTGAGTATAAACGCATTATATGCTTTACTTTGGTGctcgtgtttttttatttaacttaaagTTAACGTAACGCTGTCGAAGTTTGTCATCACGTGGCAACCTTGCCTAACCAGTTATCAACGTTAAGGTAGTAACTTTATATATTATTGTATGTATTGCGACAACCAAACGAAGTCTTAAATAGGCGTTACATTTCGTGTAATTTTTTAGAAGGGCTCGGCCCGCATCAAAATGGTGCCAGTTTCCTGCTTTCATGTCTGTACATTGACCCGGTTAGTGGTGCTCAACGGTCTTTCAGCCTGAAACATCAGTCCTCTTCAGGCCTTTTATGTATTTGCAACCACAGGCCTTTCAAACCAACCCTATTCACTCTGAAGTCTTTTATGTTTAGTCACAAAATGCCGTGAGAGCCAACTGCTTTTGCAATGATCTCACTAACTACATCTGTGTTTGAAGATATTCACCACAAAATGATGACggtgaaaatgttcaaaatggTCTCTGGTTCCTTTAATCGTTTCTTTAgaaagaatcttttttttattgagtgcCAATGCCATCAGGTGACTCTAGCATTGATaatctggtgtttttttttttttttttaacaaaacagccCTTGATCCTTCTCAAAAATATTTTATCTAAGAGCAGTTTTTTGCAAGCTGTGTTCTTAATTAATTGTAgttccttttaaaaaacatattttattctcTCCGCAGCGCGAGTGTATCTCCATCCACGTCGGTCAGGCCGGTGTCCAGATTGGCAACGCCTGCTGGGAGCTTTACTGCCTGGAACATGGGATCCAGCCGGACGGACAGATGCCCAGTGACAAAACcatcggaggaggagacgactcCTTCAACACCTTCTTCAGTGAGACCGGAGCTGGAAAGCACGTCCCGAGAGCTGTTTTTGTGGACCTGGAGCCCACCGTCATCGGTAAGTGTCATCACGTCTGGCTGAAAATGAACTTAGGCCACTTAAAAGGGAAACAACACCTAATTCAGTCATTTTGTCTCTTCAGATGAGGTGCGCAGTGGGACTTACCGCCAGCTGTTCCACCCCGAGCAGCTGATCACTGGTAAGGAGGACGCTGCCAACAATTATGCCCGTGGACACTACACCATCGGCAAAGAGATCATCGACATTGTGCTGGACAGGATCCGCAAGCTGGTGGGTAACATGATATCTGAggatgca
It encodes:
- the LOC120829933 gene encoding tubulin alpha chain, which gives rise to MRECISIHVGQAGVQIGNACWELYCLEHGIQPDGQMPSDKTLGGGDDSFNTFFSETGAGKHVPRAVFVDLEPTVIDEVRSGTYRQLFHPEQLITGKEDAANNYARGHYTIGKEIIDIVLDRIRKLSDQCTGLQGFLVFHSFGGGTGSGFTSLLMERLSVDYGKKSKLEFSIYPAPQVSTAVVEPYNAILTTHTTLEHSDCAFMVDNEAIYDICRRNLDIERPSYTNLNRLISQIVSSITASLRFDGALNVDLTEFQTNLVPYPRIHFPLATYAPVISAEKAYHEQLTVSEITNACFEPANQMVKCDPRHGKYMACCLLFRGDVVPKDVNAAIATIKTKRSIQFVDWCPTGFKVGINYQPPTVVPGGDLAKVQRAVCMLSNTTAIAEAWARLDHKFDLMYAKRAFVHWYVGEGMEEGEFSEAREDMAALEKDYEEVGVDSIEGEGEEEGEEY